A part of Prolixibacteraceae bacterium genomic DNA contains:
- a CDS encoding metal ABC transporter permease, producing the protein MIDLFSYDFFQNALIAAIFASISCGIVGSYIVAKRMVFISGGITHASFGGVGLGYLMGFNPLYGAGVFAMLSACIVEYIRSKSHIREDSAIGMIWAAGMAIGILLVSLTPGYAPDLMSYLFGDILTVTMTDIYWMAGVTLLMITFFTFFHRVITAIAFDESYAKTLRLPVKWINYTIAIIMALTIVVNIRISGIILVISLMTIPQATAQKFTHQLGYMMIHSIWIGFLGIFSGLYMSYLLDIPSGSSIIISEIVIFILVQAFYYLKSRVRS; encoded by the coding sequence ATGATAGATCTTTTTTCATATGATTTTTTCCAAAATGCCTTAATCGCCGCAATTTTTGCTTCAATATCTTGTGGTATTGTTGGCTCCTATATTGTGGCCAAAAGAATGGTTTTTATTAGTGGTGGAATAACCCATGCCTCCTTTGGTGGAGTAGGACTTGGATATCTTATGGGATTCAATCCATTATATGGAGCAGGAGTATTTGCAATGCTATCAGCTTGTATTGTTGAATATATAAGATCAAAATCACACATAAGAGAAGATTCTGCAATTGGAATGATCTGGGCTGCAGGAATGGCCATAGGTATTCTACTCGTATCCCTAACTCCTGGATACGCACCCGATTTAATGAGTTACCTTTTCGGTGACATCCTTACGGTCACGATGACGGATATCTACTGGATGGCAGGAGTAACGCTCTTAATGATCACATTCTTTACTTTTTTTCATCGAGTAATTACCGCTATAGCCTTTGATGAGTCGTATGCTAAAACATTGAGATTACCAGTAAAATGGATCAACTACACTATTGCCATTATTATGGCTTTAACCATTGTTGTCAATATCCGAATATCTGGGATTATTTTAGTTATCTCATTAATGACAATTCCACAAGCAACTGCTCAGAAGTTTACGCATCAATTAGGATATATGATGATCCACTCTATATGGATTGGCTTCTTAGGTATATTTAGTGGGCTATATATGTCTTATCTATTAGACATTCCTTCTGGCTCATCTATTATCATTAGTGAAATTGTTATCTTCATCTTGGTTCAAGCATTTTATTATCTAAAGAGTAGGGTAAGATCTTAA
- the yidD gene encoding membrane protein insertion efficiency factor YidD codes for MKNYTQIVRSLAIKLLKLPIYFYRSVISPMTPPSCRHNPTCSAYALEALTKHGPFKGLYLTIKRLSKCHPWGTHGYDPVPPVKKNR; via the coding sequence ATGAAAAACTATACTCAGATAGTTCGTAGTTTAGCAATTAAACTGCTTAAATTACCAATCTATTTCTACAGAAGTGTGATCTCACCAATGACGCCTCCTTCTTGTAGACACAATCCAACTTGTTCGGCATATGCATTAGAAGCACTTACAAAGCATGGTCCTTTTAAAGGGCTATATTTAACAATAAAGCGTTTGAGTAAATGTCATCCTTGGGGAACACATGGATACGATCCAGTCCCTCCAGTTAAAAAGAACAGATAA
- a CDS encoding methylated-DNA--[protein]-cysteine S-methyltransferase, which yields MDLKSNKYHFDKIADTLAFIDKNFKEQPSLDIIAEHINMSPFHFQRLFKDWVGISPKKYLKFISLEYAKNLIKQNNLSLFDTAYETGLSSTSRLHDLFISIEGMTPGEYKNNGANLSIKYSLSETPFGNIFIASTNKGVCNLSFVDEIDTGLEALKKRFPNASYLHQLDPLQLDALQIFQSNWSRIREIKLHLKGTDFQLKVWEALLTIPYGALLTYGGIAEAINLPKASRAVGTAIGNNPIAYLIPCHRVIQKSGQIGGYHWDPIRKKAIIGWEASKIVSDIE from the coding sequence ATGGATCTAAAATCAAATAAATATCATTTCGATAAAATAGCTGATACCTTAGCCTTTATTGATAAAAACTTCAAAGAACAACCTTCGTTAGATATTATTGCGGAGCATATAAACATGAGCCCATTCCACTTTCAACGACTTTTTAAAGATTGGGTCGGTATAAGTCCTAAGAAATACCTTAAGTTCATCAGCTTAGAGTATGCAAAAAATCTAATCAAGCAAAATAACTTAAGCCTCTTTGACACCGCTTACGAAACGGGGCTCTCAAGTACGAGTAGACTTCACGATCTATTTATATCAATCGAAGGAATGACCCCTGGTGAGTATAAAAACAATGGAGCAAACCTCTCAATAAAATATAGCTTATCTGAAACGCCATTTGGAAATATATTTATCGCTTCTACCAATAAAGGTGTTTGTAATTTGTCTTTTGTAGATGAAATAGACACAGGATTAGAGGCCTTAAAGAAAAGGTTCCCAAATGCTTCTTATCTTCATCAATTAGATCCACTACAATTAGATGCACTACAGATATTCCAAAGTAATTGGAGTCGAATAAGAGAAATTAAACTTCACTTAAAAGGAACTGATTTTCAATTAAAAGTATGGGAAGCATTGTTGACCATCCCTTATGGTGCACTCTTGACCTATGGAGGTATTGCAGAGGCAATAAACCTACCCAAGGCTTCTAGAGCAGTAGGTACTGCTATTGGAAATAATCCGATTGCCTACCTGATTCCGTGTCATAGAGTTATTCAGAAATCTGGACAAATTGGGGGCTACCATTGGGACCCAATTAGAAAGAAGGCCATTATTGGTTGGGAGGCGTCAAAAATAGTCTCTGATATAGAGTAA
- a CDS encoding M23 family metallopeptidase: protein MNDTNNKAPKKFRDKLKDHYRVVVYHDITYHAVRQLRFSLRRFYLLVILLIIFIASASIALIAFTPIREFIPGFPSDDLRNEIIENTLAVDSLEHEIAIRDKYFRDFRRMLAGDDPVEVVQNNKLDTVVKIDSIKFKKFNHDSIFNEKIKEDKENLSFKDGNNSHMVLGSVLLFSPLKGKITSTYDIQKHQYGVQLTAPKGSTIFSTLDGTVVFSGYTVDDKYVIQIQHDNNIISVYRHNEELLKKVGDKVRAGEAIAIIGNRKRKKELPFLSFELWYKGVAVDPQLYIHFE, encoded by the coding sequence ATGAACGATACAAACAATAAAGCACCAAAAAAATTCAGAGACAAGCTAAAAGATCACTATAGGGTTGTAGTATATCATGACATTACTTATCATGCTGTTAGGCAATTACGTTTTAGCCTTCGTCGATTTTATCTATTAGTTATCCTTTTAATCATCTTTATAGCCTCTGCTTCGATTGCACTTATTGCATTCACTCCTATCAGAGAGTTTATTCCAGGATTCCCATCAGACGATTTAAGAAATGAAATTATAGAGAATACGTTGGCTGTAGACTCTCTTGAGCATGAAATTGCTATTCGAGACAAATATTTCCGTGATTTTAGACGTATGCTTGCAGGTGATGATCCCGTGGAGGTCGTTCAGAATAACAAATTAGACACTGTAGTAAAGATCGACAGTATAAAATTTAAGAAATTCAACCATGACTCTATCTTTAATGAGAAGATCAAAGAAGATAAAGAGAATCTTTCTTTTAAAGATGGAAATAATAGCCATATGGTACTAGGTAGTGTACTACTGTTTTCTCCTCTTAAAGGAAAAATAACATCTACATATGACATACAGAAACATCAATATGGTGTTCAGCTGACTGCACCTAAAGGATCAACTATTTTTTCTACTTTAGATGGTACTGTGGTCTTTTCTGGTTATACAGTTGACGACAAATATGTCATTCAAATCCAACATGACAATAACATTATTTCAGTTTATCGACACAATGAAGAGCTACTCAAGAAAGTAGGAGATAAGGTGAGAGCAGGGGAAGCCATTGCCATTATTGGAAATAGAAAACGTAAGAAAGAGTTACCTTTCTTATCATTCGAACTATGGTATAAAGGCGTAGCTGTAGATCCTCAACTATACATCCATTTCGAATAA
- the rlmN gene encoding 23S rRNA (adenine(2503)-C(2))-methyltransferase RlmN, giving the protein MENQNQIKDKLYGKTLSELQDIVGQHGFPKFTAKQIAEWLYQKSANSFEQMTNLSKKARQVLGDTYEIGLDAYSDRKESVDGTKKYLFQVGEHKYIETAMIPDGERITVCVSSQVGCKMNCLFCMTGKQGFQQHLTTNQILNQLRMIDEWGAITNIVYMGMGEPMDNIDSVLKSLEIITADWGFGMSPKRVNVSTVGVIPSLRRFLDESKCHLAISLHSPYDEERAKIMPVQKAYKIEDVLSLVKQYDFAGQRRVSFEYIVFTGLNDTPKHARAIVALLKGLQCRMNLIRFHEIPDTPLKGTDEGRLQAFKDILNEKGLLTTIRASRGEDIYAACGLLSTKKLVETKGEN; this is encoded by the coding sequence ATGGAAAATCAGAATCAAATAAAGGATAAATTATATGGGAAGACTCTGTCTGAACTTCAAGATATTGTAGGTCAGCATGGTTTTCCAAAGTTTACTGCAAAGCAGATAGCAGAGTGGTTGTATCAGAAGAGTGCAAACTCTTTTGAACAGATGACCAATTTGTCTAAAAAGGCAAGACAAGTACTTGGTGATACTTATGAAATCGGGTTAGATGCTTATTCTGATCGTAAAGAGAGTGTCGACGGAACGAAGAAGTATCTTTTCCAAGTAGGAGAACATAAGTATATTGAGACGGCTATGATTCCAGATGGCGAACGTATTACTGTCTGTGTGTCATCACAAGTGGGGTGTAAAATGAACTGTCTATTTTGTATGACAGGAAAACAGGGATTTCAACAACACCTGACAACAAATCAGATTCTTAATCAACTGAGAATGATTGATGAATGGGGAGCTATTACCAATATTGTTTATATGGGTATGGGTGAACCTATGGATAATATTGATTCCGTTCTAAAAAGCCTTGAGATTATTACTGCGGATTGGGGATTCGGAATGAGTCCTAAGAGAGTCAATGTATCCACGGTAGGAGTCATTCCTAGCTTGAGACGTTTCTTAGATGAAAGTAAATGTCACCTTGCAATAAGTCTTCATTCTCCCTATGATGAAGAGAGGGCAAAAATTATGCCTGTACAGAAAGCCTATAAGATTGAAGATGTTTTAAGCTTGGTTAAACAGTATGATTTTGCAGGCCAACGAAGGGTCTCATTTGAGTATATTGTGTTTACAGGTTTAAATGATACACCTAAACACGCTAGAGCGATTGTAGCCTTGCTAAAAGGGCTACAGTGTAGAATGAATCTTATTCGATTCCATGAAATACCCGATACCCCATTAAAGGGAACAGACGAAGGCAGGTTACAAGCATTTAAAGATATTCTTAACGAAAAAGGTTTACTCACAACCATTCGAGCAAGTCGAGGTGAGGATATTTATGCTGCATGTGGACTTTTAAGTACAAAGAAGTTGGTTGAGACAAAGGGTGAGAATTAG
- a CDS encoding ABC transporter ATP-binding protein, producing MEKEQKRLLLELDNVSSGYDGKIIINSINLKVYDNDFTAIIGPNGGGKTTLIKTIVGLITPTKGEIRWNTQMDSNIFGYLPQINQIDRSFPISVLDVVLSGKLTSQRLFKSITKEIKLEAMTLLEEMGVAPFAQQSIGNLSGGQLQRVFLCRSLINHPQLLILDEPNTYVDTIFEQELYEKLSQLNKKMAILMVSHDIGTVTRYVKKVACVNKTLHFHGIEKQEGYEKCPASFLYHSNTPLTLLKDHNDTPTS from the coding sequence TTGGAAAAAGAACAGAAAAGATTATTACTTGAACTAGACAATGTATCCTCTGGATATGATGGAAAGATTATCATCAATAGCATCAACCTAAAAGTCTATGACAATGATTTTACTGCGATTATTGGACCGAATGGGGGAGGTAAAACTACGTTGATAAAAACAATTGTAGGGCTCATTACACCGACAAAAGGAGAGATTAGATGGAATACCCAAATGGACAGTAATATCTTTGGGTATTTACCTCAAATTAATCAAATCGATCGCTCATTTCCCATCTCTGTTCTTGATGTGGTATTATCTGGTAAATTGACCTCACAAAGATTATTTAAAAGCATAACGAAAGAGATTAAATTAGAAGCCATGACCCTTTTAGAGGAGATGGGGGTCGCTCCATTTGCACAACAAAGTATTGGAAACCTATCTGGAGGTCAACTACAGCGAGTTTTTCTTTGTAGATCACTCATTAACCACCCACAACTACTTATTCTAGATGAGCCTAATACTTATGTCGATACCATATTTGAACAAGAGTTATATGAAAAGCTTAGTCAGTTAAACAAAAAGATGGCCATACTTATGGTTTCACATGACATTGGCACCGTAACGAGATATGTGAAGAAAGTAGCCTGTGTCAATAAAACACTACATTTTCATGGTATAGAAAAACAAGAAGGGTATGAAAAATGTCCTGCATCATTCCTTTATCATAGCAACACTCCATTAACTCTACTCAAAGACCATAACGACACCCCTACATCATGA
- a CDS encoding zinc ABC transporter substrate-binding protein gives MKTIYIFAIIATLSLITSCKPNKRVQDTNQGNTKQILYVSIQPLKYFVDQIVKDRFDVKVLVPPGSSPETFAPSSKQIAELENAMGFFKVGPLTYENRWGSEWQAAHPGTELINCSIGVPKQTLAHQHGDHVHYGTDPHIWLAPKTAKIIATNIYEGILQFDPANKSFYRKNFKNLLSTIEGVKSDLDKMFEGHPHQAFLIFHPVLGYLSSEYHLHQEAIEFEGKKPSLKQLTHFVELAKKENIQSILVQKEFSSSSAKIIAKEINGKVVVINPLGYNWPEVMREIGEAISLSNK, from the coding sequence ATGAAGACAATATATATATTTGCGATTATAGCAACCCTCTCATTAATTACGAGTTGTAAGCCAAACAAAAGAGTACAGGATACGAATCAAGGTAATACCAAGCAGATACTATATGTTAGTATTCAACCATTAAAATACTTTGTCGATCAAATTGTAAAAGATCGCTTTGATGTTAAGGTTCTAGTTCCACCAGGAAGTAGCCCAGAGACTTTTGCACCTTCATCCAAACAAATCGCTGAATTAGAAAATGCGATGGGTTTCTTTAAAGTTGGACCACTAACCTATGAAAACAGGTGGGGGAGCGAATGGCAAGCTGCGCATCCTGGGACAGAATTAATCAACTGTAGTATTGGTGTCCCAAAACAAACACTAGCTCATCAACACGGTGATCATGTGCATTATGGAACAGATCCACATATATGGTTAGCTCCTAAAACAGCAAAAATCATAGCTACAAACATCTACGAAGGCATATTGCAATTTGACCCAGCTAATAAAAGTTTTTACCGTAAAAATTTTAAAAATCTCTTGTCCACGATTGAAGGGGTTAAGAGTGATCTAGATAAGATGTTTGAAGGTCATCCCCATCAGGCATTTCTGATCTTTCATCCCGTTCTAGGATATCTATCTTCGGAGTATCATCTTCATCAAGAAGCGATAGAGTTTGAAGGAAAGAAACCTTCTCTTAAGCAACTCACTCATTTTGTTGAGTTAGCTAAGAAAGAGAATATTCAATCCATATTAGTACAAAAAGAATTTAGTAGCTCTAGTGCAAAGATTATCGCAAAGGAGATTAATGGAAAAGTAGTTGTCATTAATCCTCTTGGCTATAATTGGCCAGAAGTAATGAGGGAAATTGGAGAGGCGATCTCTTTGTCAAATAAATAA
- a CDS encoding sigma-70 family RNA polymerase sigma factor, translating to MEIKRLINKCLGNDQRAFSKLYKNYSPTFAGICRRYASSEDEANDILQEAFIKIFQNLDKLKDQSLFEAWGKRIVINTALNTIKKRQLNISIDEKEIDISIEEEAESNHILEHLDISDIISLMNELPEGYKTIINLYAMESYSHKEIGEMLDIKEATSRSQYHKAKKAFQKIIIQNVTENK from the coding sequence ATGGAGATTAAAAGATTGATTAATAAATGTCTTGGTAATGACCAACGTGCATTTAGTAAGTTATACAAAAATTATTCACCAACATTTGCTGGTATTTGTCGGCGTTATGCTTCTTCAGAAGATGAAGCAAATGACATTTTACAGGAAGCATTTATCAAGATATTTCAGAATCTAGATAAGTTGAAGGATCAATCTCTATTTGAGGCATGGGGCAAAAGAATTGTAATTAATACAGCACTAAATACGATAAAAAAAAGACAACTTAATATATCAATAGATGAAAAAGAGATTGATATATCAATAGAAGAAGAAGCCGAATCAAACCATATTCTAGAACACCTAGACATTAGTGATATTATATCATTAATGAATGAACTCCCTGAAGGGTATAAAACTATTATCAACCTTTATGCAATGGAATCATATTCTCACAAGGAGATCGGAGAGATGCTAGATATTAAAGAAGCAACTTCTAGATCACAATACCATAAAGCAAAAAAAGCTTTTCAAAAGATTATAATACAAAACGTCACAGAGAATAAGTAA